The DNA region aagaagaacccACGTCGGGTTGCGTCTTCATCGGCAGGCTGTACTCCCTCATGATCCAGGCACCATCTTGTAGCGACCCCGGGTTCTCGTACCGGAAGTTCCTCTTCATTGCAATCGGAATTCTCGTTCCACGAGCAAATATGGTCTTAGACGACTCGTTACTCCAAGTCCCGCCGATCCCGACGCTCCGATTGACACGGGAGCGACTCAACGGCTTCAATttggtgaagaagaagagatcCTCGGTCTCATCAAGGGACGGACCTCCAAACATGTCCCATATCTCAGAAGGCTCTTTCTCCCCGTAGAGATCGAATTCAAAGACAATATCAGGATACGGCAGGGGCTGTCCGGTGGCCTTGGGTCGGAGGTAAAACCGAACGACATCTTCGTCGGAGGGGTGGAACTTGTATCCCGCCGGTATAGAGTAAGAAGCCATGATTTACTTGCTTCACACGAATCCGGGTAGGGGCGGCGATTGGAAAGCAGAGAGAATGACAACGGATAGTCTGCCCTCTTTCTCCGTATGCGaagagtttttcatttttgtctgAGAGTCTTATCCTTCACGCAACGCAACACCTATATTTAGACACCccacttttcaaaattcaaagaacggaaataaataaataaataataaataataataatcttttgAGGCGGTTAGCGATCCGTTTGGGCTCGGGCTTTGAGCTTTCATTGGGCCCATACCATTCCAGCCGTCcaattcattttctttagtttgatGACaaccaaaattacaaaaatacccaattttcttttagggaaaaa from Corylus avellana chromosome ca10, CavTom2PMs-1.0 includes:
- the LOC132164393 gene encoding NAC domain-containing protein 23-like; this encodes MASYSIPAGYKFHPSDEDVVRFYLRPKATGQPLPYPDIVFEFDLYGEKEPSEIWDMFGGPSLDETEDLFFFTKLKPLSRSRVNRSVGIGGTWSNESSKTIFARGTRIPIAMKRNFRYENPGSLQDGAWIMREYSLPMKTQPDVGSSSSSSYVVCRLSKNDRPKPKVVGEVPAKKEEMKSLINLHKRKIDQER